From Streptomyces sp. GSL17-111, one genomic window encodes:
- the ddaH gene encoding dimethylargininase, producing MYAARRYLMCPPAHFRVTYSINPWMDPGKPVDLPLAVAQWEVLRDRYRALGHTVEELAPDPGLPDMVYAANGATVVDGRVLGARFAHPERVAEAAAHRAWYRAHGFAEIREPDHVNEGEGDFAVTASWLLAGRGFRSSPLSHPEAQEFFGRPVIGLDLVDPRYYHLDTALCVLDDGSDSEVMYYPPAFSPGSRAVLAGLFPDAILASEADALALGLNAVSDGHHVLLPQAATGLFEPLRERGYEPVPVDLTELLKGGGSVKCCTAELRA from the coding sequence TTGTACGCAGCCCGGCGCTACCTGATGTGCCCACCGGCACACTTCCGTGTCACGTACTCCATCAACCCCTGGATGGACCCCGGCAAGCCCGTGGACCTCCCGCTCGCCGTCGCGCAGTGGGAGGTCCTGCGGGACCGCTACCGGGCCCTCGGCCACACCGTCGAGGAACTGGCTCCCGACCCGGGGCTGCCCGACATGGTGTACGCCGCCAACGGCGCCACCGTCGTCGACGGACGGGTGCTCGGCGCCCGGTTCGCCCACCCCGAGCGGGTGGCGGAGGCCGCCGCCCACCGCGCGTGGTACCGGGCCCACGGGTTCGCGGAGATCCGCGAGCCGGACCACGTCAACGAGGGCGAGGGCGACTTCGCCGTGACGGCCTCCTGGCTGCTGGCCGGGCGCGGGTTCCGCAGCAGCCCGCTGTCCCACCCGGAGGCGCAGGAGTTCTTCGGCCGCCCGGTCATCGGTCTCGACCTCGTCGACCCGCGCTACTACCACCTGGACACCGCGCTGTGCGTGCTGGACGACGGCTCCGACAGCGAGGTGATGTACTACCCGCCCGCGTTCTCGCCCGGCAGCCGGGCCGTCCTCGCGGGGCTCTTCCCCGACGCGATCCTGGCCTCGGAGGCCGACGCGCTCGCCCTGGGCCTCAACGCGGTGAGCGACGGCCACCACGTCCTGCTGCCCCAGGCCGCCACCGGGCTCTTCGAGCCGCTGCGCGAGCGCGGCTACGAGCCCGTCCCCGTCGACCTGACGGAGCTGCTCAAGGGCGGCGGCAGCGTCAAGTGCTGCACGGCCGAACTGCGGGCGTGA
- a CDS encoding DUF6243 family protein has translation MSSARGKDLLGVGGRRNHLSRKALSGAGGEGAGAGRGGPQDVMAARRELVRKLREGRG, from the coding sequence ATGAGCTCGGCACGCGGCAAGGACCTGCTCGGCGTCGGAGGCCGCCGGAACCACCTGTCCCGCAAGGCGCTCTCGGGCGCCGGAGGCGAAGGCGCAGGCGCCGGACGGGGCGGTCCTCAGGACGTCATGGCCGCCCGGCGGGAGCTGGTGCGCAAACTGCGGGAGGGGCGCGGGTAA
- a CDS encoding TetR/AcrR family transcriptional regulator, whose protein sequence is MPRTPARTPDAGRRSERSRRAILDASLALVGEVGYHKLTIEAIAARAGVGKQTIYRWWPSKAAVLLDAFTARTEDPEYAAGLPDTGDLAADLKLVLRATVDEFNDPAFEAPYRALAVAGALDPDLSRQFTERLNEPGLAAYRERLRSAREAGQIAPGIDLDVAVELLTGPFFARWLSRSGGLTHAFTDALVDTVLAGLRPRDS, encoded by the coding sequence ATGCCCCGGACACCCGCCCGCACCCCCGACGCCGGCCGCCGCAGCGAACGGTCCCGGCGCGCCATCCTCGACGCCAGCCTCGCCCTCGTCGGCGAGGTCGGCTACCACAAGCTGACCATCGAGGCCATCGCCGCCCGGGCCGGCGTCGGCAAGCAGACCATCTACCGCTGGTGGCCCTCCAAGGCCGCCGTCCTGCTCGACGCCTTCACCGCCCGCACCGAGGACCCGGAGTACGCGGCGGGCCTGCCCGACACCGGGGACCTCGCCGCCGACCTCAAGCTCGTCCTGCGCGCGACCGTCGACGAGTTCAACGACCCCGCCTTCGAGGCGCCCTACCGGGCTCTGGCCGTGGCCGGCGCCCTGGACCCGGACCTCTCCCGGCAGTTCACCGAGCGCCTCAACGAGCCCGGGCTCGCGGCCTACCGGGAGCGGCTGCGCTCCGCCCGGGAGGCCGGCCAGATCGCCCCCGGCATCGACCTCGACGTCGCCGTCGAGCTGCTGACCGGTCCCTTCTTCGCCCGCTGGCTCTCCCGCTCCGGCGGCCTCACCCACGCGTTCACCGACGCCCTGGTCGACACCGTCCTGGCCGGTCTGCGGCCCCGCGACTCCTGA
- a CDS encoding bifunctional DNA primase/polymerase, whose protein sequence is MEREGREGRVSWWLRRRARNAVTRAEQEARAREDLLLAAAAAGFPLALAAHPEGYGCSCERIGCPTPARHPLSFAWRTQASSDPDTVLRWARSRPEANFITATGIVHDVLDVPYEPGLAALERLESEGVETGPVAVLGEERLLFFTTTRTPDDEDEWWPCELDCHPETMDEHPGLRWHCQGSYVLVPPARLPGVHRPEVAWVRAPERPLPDPLSLLEALTDACAAYAGSAAAQDHPDFHGSAAWPAR, encoded by the coding sequence ATGGAACGGGAAGGCCGGGAAGGCAGGGTCTCCTGGTGGCTGCGGCGCCGGGCGCGCAACGCCGTCACGCGGGCGGAACAGGAGGCACGGGCCCGGGAGGACCTGCTGCTCGCGGCCGCCGCCGCCGGATTCCCGCTCGCCCTGGCCGCCCACCCCGAGGGGTACGGCTGCTCCTGCGAGCGCATCGGCTGTCCCACCCCCGCCCGGCACCCGCTGTCCTTCGCCTGGCGGACGCAGGCGAGCAGCGACCCGGACACCGTCCTGCGCTGGGCCCGCAGCCGCCCGGAGGCCAACTTCATCACGGCCACCGGGATCGTCCACGACGTGCTCGACGTGCCCTACGAGCCCGGTCTCGCCGCCCTGGAACGGCTGGAGAGCGAGGGTGTGGAGACGGGGCCGGTGGCCGTCCTCGGTGAGGAGCGGCTGCTCTTCTTCACCACCACCCGCACCCCCGACGACGAGGACGAGTGGTGGCCCTGCGAGCTGGACTGCCACCCGGAGACGATGGACGAGCACCCCGGCCTGCGCTGGCACTGCCAGGGCAGCTACGTCCTCGTCCCCCCGGCCCGGCTGCCCGGCGTCCACCGGCCGGAGGTCGCGTGGGTGCGGGCACCGGAGCGCCCGCTGCCCGACCCGCTGTCGCTGCTGGAGGCCCTGACCGACGCGTGCGCCGCCTACGCCGGCTCCGCAGCCGCCCAGGACCATCCGGACTTCCACGGCTCCGCCGCCTGGCCCGCCCGCTGA
- a CDS encoding TerC family protein, with protein MPDISALTWTVTIGLILVLLAVDLTLAAARPHRVRFGEATAWSVFYILVAVAFGVWFTVRYGGDFGTEYFAGYIVEKSLSVDNLFVFVIIMTTFAVPEEHQHKVLTFGIVLALAMRAVFIALGATLLALFSFMFLLFGLLLIYTAVQLFRHRNEDPDVDDNVMVKAARRFLPITPDYVGGRLTTRVDGRRMVTPLFIVLLAIGSIDLLFALDSIPAVFGVTQEPYIVFAANAFALLGLRALFFLVKGLLDRLVYLSAGLALILAFIGVKLILHWAHVDLSESVPEISTPVSLTVIGVVLTVVTVASLLKTRRDPTAKAHAGSLRAHPPKAAASDREDGAR; from the coding sequence GTGCCGGACATCAGCGCACTCACCTGGACGGTCACCATCGGCCTGATCCTGGTGCTTCTCGCGGTGGACCTGACCCTGGCGGCGGCGCGCCCGCACCGGGTCCGCTTCGGCGAGGCCACCGCGTGGTCGGTGTTCTACATCCTGGTCGCCGTGGCCTTCGGGGTCTGGTTCACCGTGCGGTACGGCGGCGACTTCGGCACCGAGTACTTCGCCGGGTACATCGTCGAGAAGAGCCTGTCGGTCGACAACCTGTTCGTCTTCGTCATCATCATGACGACCTTCGCCGTGCCGGAGGAGCACCAGCACAAGGTGCTCACCTTCGGCATCGTGCTGGCCCTCGCCATGCGGGCGGTCTTCATCGCGCTCGGCGCGACCCTGCTGGCGCTGTTCTCGTTCATGTTCCTGCTGTTCGGCCTGTTGCTGATCTACACGGCCGTCCAGTTGTTCCGGCACCGGAACGAGGACCCGGACGTCGACGACAACGTCATGGTGAAGGCCGCCCGCCGGTTCCTGCCCATCACCCCCGACTACGTGGGCGGCCGGCTCACCACACGCGTCGACGGGCGCCGGATGGTCACCCCGCTGTTCATCGTCCTGCTCGCCATCGGCAGCATCGACCTGCTCTTCGCGCTCGACTCCATCCCGGCGGTGTTCGGCGTCACGCAGGAGCCCTACATCGTCTTCGCCGCGAACGCCTTCGCCCTGCTCGGCCTGCGGGCCCTGTTCTTCCTCGTCAAGGGGCTGCTGGACCGGCTGGTCTACCTCTCGGCCGGGCTGGCCCTGATCCTCGCCTTCATCGGCGTCAAGCTCATCCTGCACTGGGCGCACGTGGACCTCAGCGAGAGCGTCCCCGAGATCTCCACCCCGGTCAGCCTCACCGTGATCGGCGTCGTGCTGACGGTCGTGACCGTGGCGAGCCTGCTCAAGACCCGGCGCGACCCGACGGCCAAGGCGCACGCCGGTTCGCTGCGCGCCCATCCTCCGAAGGCCGCCGCGTCCGACCGGGAGGACGGCGCCCGCTGA
- the map gene encoding type I methionyl aminopeptidase: protein MSSQSLLVPGTLSPRRTVPASIARPEYVGKEAPTPYTGPEVQDSETIERMRVAGRIAAGALEAAAEHIAPGVTTDALDEVVHTYLCDHGAYPSTLGYRAFPKSLCTSVNEVICHGIPDSTVLRDGDIVNLDVTAYIGGVHGDNNRTYLCGEVDEVSRLLVERTEEALNRAIKAVRPGRQINIIGRVIEAYAQRFGYGVVRDFTGHGINSAFHSGLIIPHYDDPRATTVMQPGMTFTIEPMLTLGTHEWDMWEDGWTVVTKDRRRTAQFEHTLVVTPTGAEILTLP from the coding sequence ATGTCCAGCCAGTCTCTGCTCGTTCCCGGCACCCTGTCCCCGAGGCGTACTGTTCCGGCCTCCATCGCGCGCCCCGAGTACGTGGGCAAGGAGGCGCCGACGCCGTACACCGGGCCGGAGGTGCAGGACTCCGAAACGATCGAGCGCATGCGGGTGGCCGGACGCATCGCGGCGGGCGCCCTGGAGGCGGCGGCGGAGCACATCGCGCCGGGCGTCACCACGGACGCGCTGGACGAGGTCGTGCACACCTACCTGTGCGACCACGGGGCCTACCCCTCGACGCTGGGCTACCGCGCCTTCCCCAAGTCGCTGTGCACCTCGGTCAACGAGGTCATCTGCCACGGCATCCCCGACTCGACCGTGCTGCGCGACGGCGACATCGTCAACCTGGACGTGACCGCGTACATCGGGGGGGTCCACGGCGACAACAACCGGACCTACCTGTGCGGAGAGGTCGACGAGGTCTCGCGGCTCCTGGTCGAACGTACCGAGGAGGCGCTGAACCGGGCGATCAAGGCGGTCCGTCCGGGTCGGCAGATCAACATCATCGGCCGCGTCATCGAGGCCTACGCCCAGCGGTTCGGCTACGGCGTCGTGCGCGACTTCACCGGCCACGGCATCAACAGCGCGTTCCACTCCGGGCTGATCATCCCGCACTACGACGATCCCCGGGCGACGACCGTGATGCAGCCCGGCATGACGTTCACCATCGAGCCGATGCTGACGCTCGGCACCCACGAGTGGGACATGTGGGAGGACGGCTGGACGGTCGTCACCAAGGACCGCAGGCGCACCGCGCAGTTCGAGCACACCCTCGTCGTGACGCCGACGGGCGCGGAGATCCTGACGCTGCCCTGA
- a CDS encoding MFS transporter, with protein sequence MPALLPDLAPWRTSPDFRALWWAGAVATLGRGFTAVTLPFQLAQLTGSPLAVGLIGVVQLVPLALFGLVGGALADAVDQRRLVLWAEAGLACVAGLLVVNAVLPVPLVWPLYAAAALSSALTGLQQPAMSALVPRVVAHGQLSAAAAWSALRWQLGAVLGPSLAGLVVAGADVGTAYAVNLLGCGLALLLARRLSPSPARPGARRVSPRGIAEGAGYAWRRKELLGSYLVDLAVTFFAFPMALFPFLAEDLGATWALGLMYAALPAGSAVVSLTSGWTARVHRHGRAVVWAALGTGAATAGAGWAAGSGQLWPVLLLLAVAGGFDMVSGVFRHTLWDQSVPDALRGRLAGIELLSYAGGPQLGQVRAGTMADLTSVRASVWAGGLLCVGAVGLLVLCLPRLLAYDARTDRYARAVREERDAGT encoded by the coding sequence GTGCCCGCCCTCCTGCCCGACCTCGCCCCCTGGCGCACGTCGCCCGACTTCCGGGCCCTGTGGTGGGCCGGGGCCGTCGCCACCCTGGGCCGGGGCTTCACCGCCGTCACCCTGCCCTTCCAGCTCGCCCAGCTCACCGGCTCACCCCTGGCCGTCGGCCTGATCGGCGTCGTCCAGCTCGTGCCGCTCGCCCTGTTCGGGCTGGTCGGCGGCGCGCTGGCCGACGCCGTCGACCAGCGGCGGCTCGTCCTGTGGGCGGAGGCGGGGCTGGCCTGCGTGGCGGGCCTGCTCGTCGTCAACGCGGTGCTGCCCGTGCCGCTGGTGTGGCCGCTGTACGCGGCGGCGGCGCTCTCCAGCGCGCTCACCGGCCTCCAGCAGCCCGCCATGAGCGCGCTGGTGCCCCGCGTCGTCGCGCACGGCCAGCTGTCGGCCGCCGCCGCGTGGAGCGCGCTGCGCTGGCAGCTCGGGGCGGTCCTCGGACCGTCGCTGGCCGGGCTGGTCGTGGCGGGGGCGGACGTCGGCACGGCCTACGCGGTGAACCTGCTGGGCTGCGGCCTCGCCCTGCTCCTGGCCCGGCGGCTGTCGCCGTCCCCGGCGCGGCCGGGCGCCCGGCGGGTGTCGCCGCGCGGCATCGCCGAGGGCGCGGGCTACGCGTGGCGGCGCAAGGAACTGCTCGGCAGCTACCTCGTCGACCTCGCCGTGACGTTCTTCGCCTTCCCGATGGCGCTCTTCCCGTTCCTGGCCGAGGACCTCGGGGCGACGTGGGCCCTCGGGCTGATGTACGCGGCCCTCCCGGCCGGCTCGGCCGTCGTCAGCCTGACCAGCGGCTGGACGGCGCGGGTGCACCGGCACGGGCGCGCGGTGGTCTGGGCGGCACTGGGCACGGGGGCCGCCACCGCCGGAGCCGGCTGGGCGGCGGGCTCCGGTCAGCTGTGGCCGGTCCTGCTGCTGCTCGCCGTCGCGGGGGGCTTCGACATGGTCAGCGGCGTCTTCCGGCACACGCTGTGGGACCAGTCCGTCCCGGACGCGCTGCGCGGGCGGCTGGCGGGCATCGAGCTGCTGTCGTACGCCGGGGGCCCGCAGCTCGGGCAGGTGCGGGCGGGCACGATGGCGGACCTGACCTCGGTGCGCGCCTCGGTGTGGGCGGGCGGGCTGCTGTGCGTCGGGGCGGTGGGCCTGCTCGTGCTGTGCCTGCCGAGGCTGCTCGCCTACGACGCCAGGACCGACCGGTACGCCCGGGCCGTCCGGGAGGAGCGGGACGCGGGGACGTGA
- the npdG gene encoding NADPH-dependent F420 reductase, giving the protein MTAPAPKKDPWDLPDVSGLTVGVLGGTGDQGRGLAYRLAKAGQKVVLGSRSADRARSAAEELGHGVEGADNAECARRGDVVIVAVPWDGHAATLESLREELAGKLVVDCVNPLGFDKKGAYALVPEEGSAAEQAAALLPDSRVTAAFHHLSAVLLKDPAIERIETDVMVLGEVRADCEIVQALAGRVPGMRGVFAGRLRNAHQVESLVANLISVNRRYKAHAGLRLTDI; this is encoded by the coding sequence ATGACTGCACCTGCACCCAAGAAGGACCCGTGGGACCTCCCGGACGTCAGCGGGCTCACCGTCGGCGTGCTCGGGGGCACCGGCGACCAAGGACGCGGCCTGGCCTACCGGCTGGCGAAGGCCGGCCAGAAGGTGGTGCTCGGCTCGCGCTCGGCCGACCGCGCCCGCAGCGCGGCCGAGGAGCTCGGGCACGGCGTCGAGGGCGCCGACAACGCCGAGTGCGCCCGGCGCGGTGACGTGGTGATCGTCGCCGTCCCCTGGGACGGCCACGCGGCGACCCTGGAGAGCCTGCGCGAGGAGCTGGCCGGCAAGCTCGTCGTGGACTGCGTCAACCCGCTGGGATTCGACAAGAAGGGTGCCTACGCGCTCGTGCCCGAGGAGGGCAGCGCCGCCGAGCAGGCCGCCGCGCTGCTGCCGGACTCCCGGGTGACGGCCGCGTTCCACCACCTGTCGGCCGTGCTGCTCAAGGACCCGGCGATCGAGCGCATCGAGACCGACGTCATGGTGCTCGGCGAGGTCCGCGCGGACTGCGAGATCGTGCAGGCCCTGGCCGGCCGCGTCCCCGGCATGCGCGGCGTCTTCGCCGGCCGGCTGCGCAACGCCCACCAGGTCGAGTCCCTGGTGGCGAACCTGATCTCCGTCAACCGCCGCTACAAGGCCCACGCGGGTCTGCGCCTCACCGACATCTGA
- a CDS encoding heavy metal translocating P-type ATPase gives MNPIEPLVALGRRAAAHLVVLPRAEAALLAVTAVALTAGGIAWLAGAGPLADAFWILGTVSAVAPAVGWVIAALRHGRAGVDLIAVLALGGTLAVGEYLAGALIALMLATGRTLEAAARRRASHDLRALLEHAPRSARRLDATGVTTVPLDRVAVGDLLVVGPGEVVPVDGRVERAAAVLDESVLTGEPLQVERGQGEGVRSGVVNAGGAFELRATATEQDSTYAGIVRLAQQAGAESAPVVRLADRYAAWFLPLSLAVAGLAWWISGSAVRAVAVLVVATPCPLLLAAPVAIVSGLNRASRLGVVIRDGGALENLGRARTLLLDKTGTLTRGRPRVLDVTAAPGVKPAEVLRLAASLDQYSPHVLAQAIVETARDRGLTLSTASGVTERPGRGAFGTVEGHHVSIGRLDAAAPRPAWAGAVDNRALLDGAAVAWLTVDGGLSGAVLLRDPLRHDAPRTLRHLRSAGIDRLLVLTGDRAAPAREVAAVLGLDDVRAELSPADKVAAVRAERRRATTVMVGDGVNDAPALAAADIGVAMGARGSTASSEAADIVLTTDRVDRLADAVTLAQRARRIAVQSALGGMVMSLAAMAAAAAGLLPPAAGALLQEAIDVAVILNALRALRVDRAVRPRLTPTAEALIHRFSAEHDDLRDVLDAVRDAADRLSDTPGPGALAAVEEAHRLLTERLLPHERAEEHELYPALAPALGGPEATATMSRAHVEIERLSRRIATHLRMAPRGDGPAPEQLDDLRSCLYGLNTVLRLHFTQEEENYFSLAP, from the coding sequence ATGAACCCCATCGAACCCCTGGTGGCCCTAGGGCGTAGGGCGGCCGCCCACCTCGTCGTCCTCCCTCGGGCCGAGGCCGCCCTCCTGGCCGTCACGGCGGTGGCACTGACGGCCGGTGGCATCGCCTGGCTGGCGGGGGCCGGCCCCCTCGCGGACGCGTTCTGGATCCTGGGTACCGTCAGCGCCGTCGCGCCCGCTGTGGGATGGGTGATCGCCGCGCTGCGGCACGGACGCGCGGGCGTGGACCTCATCGCGGTACTGGCCCTCGGCGGCACGCTGGCCGTGGGCGAATACCTGGCCGGTGCCCTCATCGCGCTCATGCTCGCCACCGGCCGCACGCTGGAGGCGGCGGCCCGGCGCCGCGCCTCCCACGACCTGCGAGCCCTGCTGGAACACGCACCGCGATCGGCCCGTCGCCTCGACGCCACCGGGGTGACCACCGTGCCGCTGGACCGGGTGGCTGTCGGGGACCTGCTCGTCGTGGGCCCCGGCGAGGTGGTCCCCGTGGACGGTCGGGTCGAGCGCGCCGCCGCAGTCCTTGACGAGTCGGTGCTCACCGGGGAGCCCCTCCAGGTCGAGCGCGGGCAGGGGGAAGGCGTGCGCAGCGGGGTGGTGAACGCGGGCGGTGCCTTCGAGCTGCGCGCCACGGCCACCGAACAGGACAGCACCTATGCCGGGATCGTGCGGCTGGCCCAGCAGGCCGGGGCCGAGTCCGCTCCGGTCGTCCGGCTGGCCGACCGGTACGCCGCCTGGTTCCTTCCCCTGTCCCTCGCGGTGGCCGGACTCGCCTGGTGGATCAGTGGCTCCGCCGTCCGAGCCGTGGCCGTCCTCGTGGTGGCCACCCCGTGCCCGTTGCTGCTGGCCGCTCCGGTCGCCATCGTCTCCGGGCTCAACCGGGCCTCCCGCCTCGGCGTGGTCATCCGCGACGGCGGGGCGCTGGAGAACCTGGGCCGCGCCCGCACGCTTCTGCTCGACAAGACCGGCACCCTGACCCGCGGGCGCCCCCGCGTCCTCGACGTCACGGCCGCCCCCGGCGTCAAACCCGCCGAGGTGCTGCGCCTCGCGGCCTCGCTCGACCAGTACTCGCCCCACGTGCTGGCCCAGGCCATCGTCGAGACCGCCCGTGACCGCGGCCTCACGCTTTCGACGGCCTCCGGTGTCACCGAGCGTCCCGGCCGGGGTGCCTTCGGCACCGTGGAGGGACACCACGTTTCGATCGGCCGCCTCGACGCCGCTGCCCCGCGTCCCGCGTGGGCCGGGGCCGTCGACAACCGCGCCCTCCTCGACGGCGCGGCCGTCGCCTGGCTGACCGTGGACGGCGGCCTGTCCGGTGCCGTCCTGCTGCGCGACCCGTTGCGCCACGACGCGCCGCGCACGCTGCGCCACCTGCGGTCGGCGGGCATCGACCGGCTGCTGGTCCTCACCGGTGACCGCGCGGCGCCGGCCCGTGAGGTGGCCGCTGTCCTCGGTCTCGACGACGTGCGCGCCGAACTCAGCCCGGCCGACAAGGTCGCCGCCGTGCGTGCGGAACGCCGACGCGCCACCACCGTGATGGTCGGTGACGGCGTCAACGACGCACCCGCCCTCGCCGCCGCCGACATCGGCGTCGCCATGGGGGCCCGCGGCTCCACCGCCTCCTCCGAGGCCGCCGACATCGTGCTGACCACCGACCGTGTGGACCGGCTCGCCGACGCCGTCACCCTCGCCCAGCGGGCCCGCCGGATCGCGGTCCAAAGCGCCCTCGGCGGCATGGTGATGTCCCTGGCGGCCATGGCCGCGGCCGCCGCCGGCCTGCTCCCGCCGGCCGCCGGAGCCCTGTTGCAGGAGGCCATCGACGTCGCCGTGATCCTCAACGCCCTGCGCGCCTTGCGCGTCGACCGGGCCGTTCGGCCCCGCCTCACTCCCACCGCCGAGGCCCTCATCCACCGCTTCTCCGCCGAACACGACGATCTCCGGGACGTCCTGGACGCCGTACGCGATGCCGCCGACCGTCTTTCGGACACACCGGGGCCCGGCGCGCTCGCCGCCGTGGAGGAGGCCCACCGACTTCTCACGGAACGCCTCCTGCCCCACGAGCGCGCCGAGGAGCACGAGCTCTACCCGGCCCTCGCGCCCGCTCTCGGCGGCCCCGAAGCCACCGCCACCATGAGCCGCGCCCACGTCGAGATCGAACGCCTCTCCCGGCGCATCGCGACCCACCTCCGCATGGCCCCCAGGGGCGACGGTCCGGCTCCCGAGCAGCTCGACGACCTGCGCTCCTGCCTCTACGGCCTCAACACCGTCCTGCGCCTGCACTTCACCCAGGAAGAGGAGAACTACTTCTCCCTCGCTCCCTGA